GTCAGTATGAAGAGCGGTGCGTATGAGTGTATGGGTGAGAGTGCCCACATGAAAGGCATTAATCCAGCCGAAAGCTCCTGTTCCACCTCTTAAGTCTGGCTGCAGTTTTCCCTTAGCCCTGCCACAGTGCCTTAGGCACGCACCAAGTCAGAGCTGGAATTCAGAATGATGCCCTTTGCAGCTCTATTTCCTCATTCCCTTTGAAGCAGACAGGGGATAGAAGTGGATCAGCAGCCTGGGTACGCTCTGACACCAGCTGAAATCACACTAAAACGGCAGGGGAAATGCTGATATTTGTTCTGTATCAGTCTTGTTTGAAATAGTGGAGTGGTTGACGTCAGATCATGGTAATGCTAGAACAAAACTGCATGACTGGGAGAAAGTGAAATCCAATGAATACATAATGCACTCGGCGTGTACAAGGAAGGGCATGACAACTACCTAAAGCACACACGGGAAGATGAGGGCAACCTTACTGATACGAATGAATCATAATAATATGTCAAATTTGACATGAAGTGTATAGTGGACTTGTACCTTAAAATACACCGCTGTTCATAAATTAAACATGCTCCAGTGAAACATTTCATCTATTTTTAAGTTTTGTGTGTACTTTTGCTTTCGACGGCACACACAATGTGACGGAGGTCTACAGGGTAATGCCATGACTGCCAACATCTTTCTTGCTCCAAGAAGCCTATTAATATTCATAGGCGGAGGGACCTTTGTAATATATGGTTTATTATGCCGTTACTCATTTTcatttagccatttattacTTAGTAGTGATAGTTAGTTGAACATAAAAAGCAGGCGTTGTGAAAATGTCAGTATGAATCAGTGTCTATTTTGCTGTGTGACTCCACAAAGTGTTTCTTGTTATTAAAGGACATTGACTCGTTGCTAACCTGGAGCTTTGCCAACCCTGCTGCTATGAGATATTAATCATTTGTATGCTGTTTATTCAATATGGTTATGAAGAAAACAGTGTAAAAATCTGGCCATGCTGAATTCTGAAGAGCTTTTAGTTAACTTCAATCTCCAGATGACAACATTAAGGACACAGTGATAAAGTAACACTTCCACTCGCGATAAGTGATTGGGCTGAAACCGGGCATCCAGTGCAAAAAGGGGGTGTGTTTTTCATAGATGATGATATGGATATTGGTATTTCTAGATTTTACACAGAAAATTCTGATAAAAAAGCATCCTTTGAGCAGAGGGTCTGCAAGTTGAAACACCTTGCTGATCAGAGAGCTCAAAGGGGAATGACCAGACTGGACCGAGCTTtaaggaagtctatagtaaaCTCAGAagagcactctttacaaccaggATGATATTAAGAATTATTATTTAAGTTACCATATCtttcctggcagctcaaaccagtcgGGTTATTCTCATCGGTTTCCACCTACAGAgctgtcactcactcagtgttttCCGTTTTTTACACTATTCGAGAAACTGCTGCGTGTGAAATTCCCATAAGATCAGGAGGTGCCAACATCCATGCCAcgattaaagtcacagagatcacacttttttttttctcttcattcctgtgtgtgatgtgaacattaactggagctcttgacctgtatctgcatgatattttgcattgcactgctgcatgattgactgattagataactgcatgttTGTAcagatgtacaggtgttcttaataaagtgtcTGGTGAGTGTGCATTCGTCTCTATTCCGCTGTCCAGTTTTTACAATGGATGATGGAGGTATGAGTCACATAAATGACCGAGATCCAGTTTTAGGAAAAAGCATGGTACTTATTTTAGGTCTCCTATACAAGCGCTAAAGCTGAGGTGAAGCACTAACCTTGATGTTCTGCAGGGGGGGCTGGTAGCCCGTGGGCCTGTGGTTTCGCCTCTGTGTGCGCTCTGTGTGCACGTCCCCCACAAACAACTCCTCCGCATGTCTCTCAGTCTCGCTGGGACGAAAGCGCCTCTCCATGCGTAACAGCTGCAGCTCCTGCATGCTGAAGTCTAAGCCGTGGGTGCAGTCACGATCAGAGCCCTCTACCCACAACTCATAGCTGAGATCCGGCTGCAGGTGCTCTGTCAGACCGCAGGACATCTCTAGTTTTACCTGGAGATCTTTGGTCACTGGCAGGCTGTAGCTAACCAGTAACACTCGACTCAGCTGGTAGTCCGTCTCCGTGCCTCCGCGGACAAGCCATGATGCCTGACGGGGGTGCAGACTGCCTTCGATGAGCAGCGTATAGCTTGGCTTTGTGCAGTGGTTGTCCCTGTAATAGAACTGAAGGGCCTGGAAGGTGTGGTTTGAGAAGAAGTGGTAAGATCGAGTGAGGAATTCAGGTCCGGGTCTCACCTCACAGCTTTAAGAGATGAAGGAAAGGTGTTACTCAGACCTCAAGATCAAATATTCCAAACATCAATAGTGAGTCCTGTGCAGTTAAAAATAAGATTAACACGACACAAGATAAGACAGAGCAGTACAACAGAAGAGATTGTACCTTTCAGATACCCAGTGTCCAGCAATATCAGGAGGCATCTGCACACTGATCTGCTCTCCATCTTGAAGGTGTTTGAGCATGTAATGGCACTGATTGTGTTTGTAGAGCTTCCCGTAACTCTTGTCCAGATGTACTGGTGTGGACTTCACCAACCTGTGAGGCGACTTTTCACACCAACCTGCAGCCAGGAGACAGGGAGGTGATGTGCAACATGAGAAAATAATTTCAGCTACACATTTCACACCATGGTGCCATCGATAAGGTAACATAATATTTCTGTCTGTGATGATTAAATAGTTAGATAACATACACGTTTCTAGATGGTGGAAACTATTTTTTATCTTCAGATCCTAAAACCACAACCTGGGATCATATCAATATGAAGTGTGTGCTTGAGAATTTGGTCATTTTACCATAATCATTTCTGAAAGCATCATGTAAAATAGCAAGCACAATCCTGAAATCAACTCTGCTGCAAAATCCAAAGCTAAAGCAGCCCAGAGGatgcagaacacacaccacacacactctgcagctTATatgaagggtgtgtgtaaggtgtcaTTTCCAACACAAAGGTAGAGTTCTCAGCACCAGTGTGGCAAAACCCTAGATGCAACCCAATGCAATGCACAGCTATAGCACTAGTCTTCTTCTTGGCAGGTTGCCCTTAATTACATGGCTGAATTAAACCTCGACGCGCGTGTATTAATGAAACTTTTGAAATCGAATTAAGCAGACCTAATTTTCTGCTCTATAATTAAGGTACAAATTATACAAAGCTCGGTGACACCACGATGGATTTTCCACACCGGCTCTAATCGCTTATCGTGTTAAACCTAATGCAAATGAACTTGAATTACTGAGACCTAATTATAGATGTATAAGAGTTTTATGAGAGCTGCTGTAACTACATTTAGTTAACACACTCACCAGCACTcacgaggaggaagaggaggaggaggaagaggatggtCGTGCTCGTCGTGTAGCAAAAAAACATCCTTCTAACTTGTCTTctacgagaaaaaaaaaaaaaccaaaaacaataaAGCTCCCAAAGTTTCCGATAAATGAAAATCTCTTTTCTCCAGTACAAGGAACTTGATATTAAGCACGCGCACTTCTCCCGACAGATTTCACCTCGTTTAAAAAATTCATAATGACCATGAAAACTGGGTTAAATTAAACACCCGGTCCACGCACGGGACAGTAGCTTCACTTCGCATACACATTCCctccactaaaaaaaaaagtagtttaaTCCttgtagagaaataaaaagtCCAGGTTTGAGTGCATGCAGCAGAGGATGAGTCGGTGTTTCCACAGCCAGGAGAACGGCGCCTGTTTAAATCGAACGCGCGCGAGGATCTAGTAGTATCACAGGCGCGCGCGCCGCAgcatcagggttgccagattgattCAAGCCTTTAAGAATTTAAGCTCGCgcaatcaatttttttttaaaaacagtaaaCTATTTAATCCCCCCATTGACCGATATTTTGTTGAGTTGTCTGAAAAAGGTGTCTAACGATGTTTTCTGATATAGTTACTTTTAAACGACACTTTCCCACTAAAGTCTACCCAGCGCTAGGTACAAGTGTGatgagattatatatatatatatatgtgtatatgagtgtattttttgttgttcacattacaaatggaaaagaaaaaggagctCAATTCTCTTTCTGCTGATCTGACTCAGACTTGCTGCTGTAACTTCTCTCAGAGCCGAGCTGAGTGAACATGAATTATGGATAAGTCATTCAGAATGGTTCAAAACCTAAAACTAATGAAACATCAGAAGCATgtggaaaaagggaaaaaacactGAGGAGAAATaatctggtttaaaaaaaaaaaacagttcatgCTTCATGCCATGGTCTGAGAACAGATACAATACATGCATACAATACTACAAGAGCACCAAACAGAGGACTGTtgcttatattattattattgttgttgtcatcTATACTGAACCTCTCATTTCCTCTATTAACAGTCATGCCTTACACCGAGCAGgcctaacattatgaccacctgcctaatattgtgttggtcccccttttgctgccaaaacagccctgacccatcatgcattattctgtattctgacacctttctatcagaaccagcattaacttcttcagcaatttgagcaacagtagctcgtctgttggatcggatcgaACGCGTCAGCCTACGCTCCcaacgtgcatcagtgagccttggctgcccatgaccctgtcaccggttcaccactgttccttccttggaccactattgatagatactgaccactgcagactgggaacaccccacaagagcagcagttttggagatgctctgatccagtggtctagccatcacaatttggtccttgtcaaactcgctcaaatccttacgcttgcccatttttcctgcttctaacacatcagctttgaggacaaaatgttcacttgctgcctaatatatcccacccgctaacaggtgccatgatgaggagatcatcagtgttattcacttcacctgtcagtgctcataaatgttatgtctgatcggtgtaccTTGACATAGGGCTGTACAACCTCAGTGGCCATTAGTGGAGTATTTTTCCACTTTGTTTTTATCTGTGAGTTGACCAGTACATGTGGACAGCAAGACATGCAGACCACAAAATGAACCACAAACAAACTGTACTGTGCCACATTTTTCTGAGTGTGATTTGCTTGTGGGCTGTTTACAGTGATCTGAATTCATCTGATGTGTTCAGAT
The nucleotide sequence above comes from Hemibagrus wyckioides isolate EC202008001 linkage group LG01, SWU_Hwy_1.0, whole genome shotgun sequence. Encoded proteins:
- the LOC131357807 gene encoding protein APCDD1-like, translated to MFFCYTTSTTILFLLLLFLLVSAGWCEKSPHRLVKSTPVHLDKSYGKLYKHNQCHYMLKHLQDGEQISVQMPPDIAGHWVSESCEVRPGPEFLTRSYHFFSNHTFQALQFYYRDNHCTKPSYTLLIEGSLHPRQASWLVRGGTETDYQLSRVLLVSYSLPVTKDLQVKLEMSCGLTEHLQPDLSYELWVEGSDRDCTHGLDFSMQELQLLRMERRFRPSETERHAEELFVGDVHTERTQRRNHRPTGYQPPLQNIKTYDNSCIACQIVSVADLYHPPVLPSRTDHPPRLYGNWVSKRCEVRPGVLFLTRHFVFHKDSNIWEGHYYHYSDPVCRHPTFSISAKGQYSPGVPSTTVMGGTEYTFTVTQMKVTPMDVATTSLLNVFSGDECGKHGSWKLGVQQDVTPTSGCAALGIRLPHTEYELFYMGQDSAGHRLLFNGQRPTNGSSPDQPHKRATSYQPPLIHCSSGQKSVGKEGDHYFRLGNGCNTQPQYLVYPLILVQLVFCVI